TGAAATCGGTTATTCTCGTACTGGTCATAATTGGAAAACATAAAGTGCAATCCATAACGCATATTGTTTTTGCTTAAGTTATTGGCAATGTAGCTTTCATCCACAAATTCGAAATAGATCCCATCTCTATGAAAGGATACTTCATTATTAGTCACTTGAATGCGTTTTCCTTGCCAAATATGGATTGCGTTTCCTGCAGTGGATTCGTCTTGGGCTCCTCCGATTACTTTATTTCCATCAACAATGCAGTTGTTCGATTTTTGTAGATAAATCCCGAAGAAGGTATTGATGAGCGTGTTATTTAAAATTTTAACATCCCGAACTCTATTCAACCTTATAGCAGCTCGGTCTTTAATATAACTTACTCCAATGTTCTTCAATGTTAGGTTTTGAATGATCACACCATCACTTTGAACTATAAATATTTCATCGCCTTCTTGACTATCCACTATGGCTCCCACTTCTCCGATGATAGTCAAAGGCTTTTCAATAGAGATTAAATTTTCATAATACACTCCTGGTTTTATGATAATAGTATCATACGCTATCGCTTGTAGAATTGACTCTTTTATTGAATTATTTGAATTGGCAATAATAGGCTTTGCTGAAAGACTAGCTGAAAATAAAATAGCAAAGAAAAAGGCACTCAAGAAGTAGCGGATCATTAACTGTTAAAATTTAAATGGTTTCAATAGAAATTATCTTTTAATTGAGTCCAATTCAAACTTTCAAATTCTTTGGGTTGATTAGCAAATGACGCCAAATTTTTACCCATTGGACTTTTAAAGTTTTCATTTTGCACGAAATGAAGTTCCTCCACATTTTTAAGTTTATTCGGTTCATCATAAGCTACTGCCATGATATAGCTAAACTTTGTTTCAGGATTTTCTTTCAGGTAAGGAAGCATACATTCAACAGCATCGAATTTATACACTCTGCCTTTATCAGTCACCAATTCAGCACCATACTTGGGATCAGAAATTGTCATTTTACAATAGATACAATGATCATTTCCAAAATTTATAGGTTCAGGTTCAACAGAGCATGCTAAAAAAACTGAAATAAAACAGATCGAAAATAAGAGCCTCGGAAATCTCATTTACTTTTTCTTTTGATCCAAAATGCAGCAAAGGCAAATAAAGTAGATAGTCCTAAGAACCCACTTCCCAAATGAGGATAGGAGGTCACATAAAAATTCAGCAGATCCTTTTCACCTAAAAGTGGCGGCATATAAGTCATACCTGGAACTTTAATAGGAGCTTTGGGATCAAGATTGTGCCCATAATCGTATAACCATAAATAAAAATCATAAATCCCAAGCGCTCCTAAAATTGCTATAATAATAAACCAAGATAAGTAAGCCCAAGCTTTATTGATCGCTAATGATA
This is a stretch of genomic DNA from Marivirga harenae. It encodes these proteins:
- the nosD gene encoding nitrous oxide reductase family maturation protein NosD, which produces MIRYFLSAFFFAILFSASLSAKPIIANSNNSIKESILQAIAYDTIIIKPGVYYENLISIEKPLTIIGEVGAIVDSQEGDEIFIVQSDGVIIQNLTLKNIGVSYIKDRAAIRLNRVRDVKILNNTLINTFFGIYLQKSNNCIVDGNKVIGGAQDESTAGNAIHIWQGKRIQVTNNEVSFHRDGIYFEFVDESYIANNLSKNNMRYGLHFMFSNYDQYENNRFQDNGSGVAVMFSKHIEMRDNQFLDNWGGASYGLLLKEISDGSIENNNFSRNTVGIYAEGANRLSIKSNLFHNNGKAMDIKGNSLDNQIIKNDFVGNTFEVLTNSKSNLNHFEGNYWSQYSGYDLNKDGIGDVPHRPVNLFAIVTDKIPAASMLLHSFLVNSLDAAERLFPQFIPEQLIDQKPKIKPNHYDQD
- a CDS encoding nitrous oxide reductase accessory protein NosL, whose protein sequence is MRFPRLLFSICFISVFLACSVEPEPINFGNDHCIYCKMTISDPKYGAELVTDKGRVYKFDAVECMLPYLKENPETKFSYIMAVAYDEPNKLKNVEELHFVQNENFKSPMGKNLASFANQPKEFESLNWTQLKDNFY